Below is a genomic region from Microbacterium sp. KUDC0406.
GCAGTGATTTCGCCGCCGGAGCCTACGTGCGCTCTCGCCTGGTGGACGGCTCCTACCGTCCCGGTCGCGTGCAGCCGTGGACGACGGCGGCCACCGACCCGGAACGCCTGGCGACCACGATCTTCGCCCACCCCGCCGCATCCGCGAACATCGTCGCCTGGTCGAAGGTCAGCCGCACGGAGTTCTGGAACGGCCGCCGCTTCCCGCTCGGCGTCGCGTACGAGGACCAGATCGTGGCCCAGCGCATGCACGTCGAGGCGCGCGCCTTCGATGTCGTCCCCGACGTGCTCGTGCACTGGCGGCTGCGCGCCGACGGCACCTCGATCACGCAGGGCAAGGACCTGCTGCCAGTGCTCCGCGACTATCTCGCCGCCCTCCTCGGCGGCATCCGGGTGCTCCAGGCCGCCGGGGCGTCCGCCGCGGTCGTCGCCCGGCTCGATCTGATCCTGGCGATGGACGTCCCGCCGCTCGAGCACATCGCGTCCACGCATCCCGAGCCCGCCTACCGGGCCGAGCTCGACGCGTTCACCGCGACTCTGCGCACCCTGCCGGAGTTCGCGCTGGCCTCCCCCGACCCCGCCCTGTCCGAGGCGCTGCGCTGGTGACGCGCGTGCTCGGCTGCGGAGGGCACGCCGGATACCCCGGCGGCGGTGACGGATGCCGCGGCACGTCGTCCGCGACATCCGAAGCTGGGCACGGGTGACAGCCGATAGCGTGATCGGGTGAACTCCTACCTGGCCGACCTCTTCTCGCTCGCCGGACGCACGGCGCTCGTCACGGGAGGCTCATCCGGCATCGGCCGCGGCATCGCGACCGCGCTCGCGCGCGCCGGCGCGGCCGTCGTGATCGTGGCGCGCGGCGAGGAGCGGGTGGCCGAGACGGTGCGCGAGCTGACAGAGGCCGGATGCCGTGCCGCAGGCCTTCCCGGCGATCTGAGCACCCGCGAGGGCATCAGCGCCGTCGCCGATGCCGCCCCCGGTCCGTTCGGCGAGCCCGACATCGTCGTGCACTCGGCGGGCATCAACATCCGCCCGCCCTTCACCGAGATCACCCAGGACGACTGGGACGTCACGATGACCGTGAATGCGCTCGCGCCGTTCCTGCTCGGCCAGCGCTTCGCTCCGGGCATGGCGGAGCGCGGCTTCGGCCGCCTGATCCACATCAGCTCGCAGCAGGCGCATCGCGCCTTCGTGCAGAGCGGCGTGTACGGCGTCTCGAAGGGCGCGATCGAGTCGCTGGTGCGCTCCGAGGCCGAGGCGTGGGGCGGCACCGGAGTCACCAGCAACGCGCTTGTGCCCGGCTTCGTGCTCACTCCGCTGAACGCGCGTCTTCAGCAGGATCCGGCGAAGGTCTCCGAACTCGCCGCCCGCACGATTATCGGCCGCAACGGCCTACCGGAGGACTTCGCCGGGGCCGCTGTATTCGTGGCGTCGTCCTCGTCCGGCTACGTCACCGGCCAGCACCTGTTCATCGACGGCGGACTGTCGGTGCACTGACCGGGCATCCCCACGGCTCCGCGCCGCGCCCCCTGCCCGCACCCGCGCGCCGCGTCGCATCCCGCAACACCCGCCTGCGCACCGTGACGCACGCGCACCCGCCTCGCAAGGACGAAAACGCAGCGCGCAGCCCGACCGAACCGGCAGAAACCTCCTTGCACAGGTCCTCGGGCAGCGCCCGCACCCGCGCGCCGCGTCGCATCCCGCAACACCCGCCTGCGCACCGTGACGCACGCGCACCCGCCTCGCAAGGAGGAAAACGCAGCGCGCAGCCCGACCGAACCGGCAGAAACCTCCTTGCACAGGTGCTCAGGCGGCCTCCACACGAAGAGCCGGGGCTCGCCCGCCGCGCGGACGCGGCAGACTCAGGCCTCGTCGAGCCCGCGCGTCGCCGTCGACAGCTGCTCGGCGGCGAGGGTGGCGTACAGCCCGCCCCGGGCGAGCAGCTCCGCGTGCGTGCCGGACTCGACGATCCGCCCCGCCTCGACCACGTGGATCACGTCGGCGCCGACCACGGTCGACAGTCGGTGCGCGATGGTCAGCGTGGTGCGGCCGCGCGCCGCGGCATCCAGCGCCTCCTGCACGACGCGCTCCGACACGGTGTCGAGCGCCGAGGTCGCCTCGTCGAGCAGCAGCACAGGCGGGTCCTTCAGCAGCACGCGCGCGATCGCGATGCGCTGCTTCTCGCCGCCGGAGAGCCGGTAGCCGCGCTCGCCCACGACAGTGTCGTAGCCCAGCTCGAATCCGGCGATGACATGGTGGATGTTCGCGGCGCGGCAGGCCGCCTCGATCTCGGCATCCGTCGCCCCCGGCCTGGCGTAGCTCAGGTTCTCGCGGATCGTCGCATGGAACAGGTACGTCTCCTGCGACACGATGCCGATGTCGTCGATGATCGACTCCTGACGCAGCCTGCGCACGTCCTCTCCGGCGAAGCGCACGGCGCCGCCGGACACCTCGTACAGCCGGGGGGCGAGATAGAGGATGGTCGTCTTGCCGGCGCCGCTCGGCCCGACGAAGGCGACGTGGGTTCCCGGCTCGGCGGTGAAGGACACCCCGTCGAGCGTGGGCCTGGCCTCGGCCGAGGCATCCGGATAGCGGAACACGACGTCGTCGAACACGATCCGCCCGCGCGGGCCCGGGGCATCCGATGCGTCGATCGCGTCCGGCGCATCCTGGATCTGCGGCACCATGTCGAGGTACTCGAAGATGCGCGCGAACAGCGCCTTGGACGTCTGCACGTCCAGCGCGACCCGCATCAGCCCCATCAGCGGCATCAGCAGCCGGGCCTGCACCGTGGTGAAGGCGACGATCGCTCCGGCGGTGATGTCGCCGCTGCCGCCGGCGACGAAGAGGCCCGCGACGAGGTAGATGACCGCCGGGATCGACGACATCAGCACTTGCACGACGGCGAAGAAGCGCTGACCGCTCATGGCCTGTCGCACCTGCAGACGCACCTGATTGCGGTTCTCGTCCTGATAGCGCTCCGATTCGGTGCGCTGCCTGTTGAACGACTTCGAGAGCAGGATGCCGGAGACGCTGAGGGTCTCCTGCGTGATGCTGGTCAGCTCGGAGAGCGACTCCTGCGTCTGCCCGGCGATCCGCGCCCGCACCTGACCGACCCGGCGCTGGATGACCACCAGGATCGGCATCACGATGACCGCGATGATCGTCAGCCGCACATCGATGATCAGCATGGCGACCAGCGAGGCGACCACGGTGACCGTGTTGCCCAGGATGCTGCTGACCGTGTTCGTCAGCACCCCGGCCACGCCGCCGACGTCGTTCTGCAGCCGGGACTGGATGACACCGGTCTTGGTGCGGGTGAAGAAGCCGAGCTCCATCGCCTGCAGATGATCGAAGAGGCGCACCCGCAGGTCGCCGGTCACGGCGTTGCCGACCGTCGAGGTGAGCCAGGTCTGCACCACGCCGATCGCGGCCGAGAGCAGGTACAGACCGATCATCGCGACGACCAGCCAGGTGAGCAGCGGGATCACCGGCCCGCCTCCGGCCTGAGGGAAGAGCGCGTCGTCGAAGATGCGCTGCACGAGCAGAGGCGGGATCACCCCGATCGTGGCGAGCAGCACCACCAGGATGCCGGTGATCAGGATGCGCCAGCGATAGGGGGCGAACAGGGAGACGACTCTTTTGCCGAGTCCGGCGATCCTCGGGGCCTCGGCGTTCAGCCGACGCTGCGCCTCGATGTCCACGCCGCGGAATCCGCCGCCGCGTCCGCCTCCACCGCCGCTTCCACCACCGCGCATGCTCATCGCCTCAGGCTACTGCCGGGCGGCGACGTCGAGCCGGGTCCGGACGGATGTCTGCTGTACGGGAATGGAATGTCCCAGGTATCCGTTACGCTGAACAACTCTCGGGAAGGCGTCGCCCGCCCGCTCTCATCGCGCACCACCACCTCACGGAGGAACCTCATGTCTGCCGTCGACACCGGCTCCGTCCCCACCTCCGCCAATCAGATGATCCCGCGCAAGGACATGGCCGTCATCTGGGTGCTGCTCACCGCCGCCTTCGTCGCGATCCTCAACGAGACGACGATGAACATGGCGATCCCGCACCTCATCACCGATCTCGAGATCTCGCCGCTGGCCGCGCAGTGGGTCACCAGTGCGTTCATGCTCACCATGGCGGTCGTCATCCCGACCACCGGGTTCCTGCTGCGCCGGTTCACGACGCGCCAGATGTTCATCGGCGCGCTCACGCTGTTCTCGGCCGGCACGCTGCTGGCCGCGCTCGCGATCGGATTCCCGATGCTGCTGGGCGCGCGCATCGTGCAGGCGTCCGGCACGGCGATCATGATGCCGCTGCTCATGACCACGCTGATGAACCTCGTCCCCGCCGCCTCCCGCGGCCGGATGATGGGTCGTGTCAGCGTCGTGATGTCACTCGCGCCGGCGATCGGTCCGACACTGTCGGGCTTCCTGCTCGATCACTTCTCCTGGCGGTCGATCTTCGTCGTCGTGCTGCCGATCGCGCTGATCGCGCTGGCCATCGGATGGCGCTGGCTGACGAACGTCGGCGAGACCACGCACGCGCCGATCGACGTGTTCTCGGTCGTGCTCTCCGCCTTCGGCTTCGGCGGCCTCGTCTTCGGCCTCAGCCAGATCGGCGGCCTGGGTTCGGGCGTCAGCTGGGCGCCGATGGCGATCTCGCTCGTGGTCGGCGTCATCGGCCTCGGGCTGTTCCTGCGCCGTCAGATCGTGCTGCAGCGCGAGGACGACGCGCTGCTCGACCTGCGCATCTTCGGCTCCAGGGGCTTCTCCCTGTCGATGGCGCAGATGTTCCTGCTTTCGCTGGCGTTCTTCGGCGCGATCACGGTGATCCCGCTGTTCCTGCAGGACGGGCTCGAGATCGCGCCCACCGATGCCGGTCTGGTCATGCTCCCCGGCGCGCTCTCGATGGGCCTGCTGGGACCGGTGATCGGTCGCATCTACGACGCGCGCGGCACCCGCGTGCTGCTGATCCCCGGTTCGATCCTCGCCGCGGGCATGCTGTGGTTCTACACCACGCTCAGCATCGGCACCTCGGTGTGGGTGGTCGCTGTGGCGCAGACGCTGCTCTCGATCGGCCTGGCGCTGTCGTTCACGCCGCTGTTCACCGCGGCGCTCGCCTCGCTGTCGCCGAAGTTCTACTCCTACGGCAGCGCGGTGATCGGCACGGTGCAGCAGGTGGCCGGCGCGGCGGGCATCGCTGTCATGATGGCGATCTTCACCGCGGTCGCCGGCGCGGCGGGCGGCACCGAGATCCCCGCTGCCGTCGCGGCGGGTTCACGAGTGGCGTTCACGATCGCCGCGGTCATCGCGAGCGTCACGATCGTCGGCGCGTTCCTGATCCGCAAGCCCGAGGACGACGGCGCGGACGCGCCCGCCCACGGCGGGCACTGAGCGGACCGCCGCCGGCTCAGTCCGCGCCCTCCTCGCGCTGCGCGCCGGGGAGGACGCAGACGCCGTCGGCGCACAGGCCCGCAGAGGGATCCGCGTTGCCGACGAGCGTCAGTGGCGCGAACGGCGACTGCTGCTCGTGCGCGGATTCCGTGGTGCTCCCCTGCGTGGTCATCCCTCGATGGTACGCCTCCGCGTGAGTGTCGGCTCCGATCCGCGTTCCGCAACGGCACGTCACGCAATACAGTGAGAGGACCTGACCCGCCGCGCAGCGTCTTGCGCGGCATCCGCCCCGGCGCGACGTCGCGCCTCGAAAGGAGCCCCGTGAGCACCGCCGCTCTCGGAATCCGGATCGCGCGGCAGACCCGACTGCTGACGTGGCTCTTCCTGCTGAACGCCGCGATCCTCACCGTGTACGCCGGATTCATCGTCATCCTGGTTCCAGACCAGGTGGCGGCGATCGACGAGGAGAACAAGGTCGCGAACCTCGCGATCGTCATGACGGCATCGTCGATCGCGACGATCGTCATCCATCCGCTGATGGGCGCGCTCTCCGATCGCACCCGCAGCAGGCTGGGACGCCGGGCGCCGTGGATCATCATCGGCGGAGCCACCGGCGCGCTCTTCACGGTACTGCTCGCCGGTGCGACCAGTCTCTGGGTGCTCTGCCTGTACTGGGTTCTGATGATGCTGTGCGTGAACTCGGTGGCCACCGTCGGCTCGGCCGTCGTTCCCGACCACTTCGCCAGGGAGCGCCTCGGCGTCGCGAGCGCGGTCGTTGCTCTGGGCATCTTCGTGGGAATGGGCGCGGGCGTGGCACTGGCCGGCATCGCGGTGAACAGCATCGGGATCGGCTATGCCGCCTTCGGCATCGGATTCATGATCGTCTGCGTGCTGTTCGTGGTGTTCAACCGCGACTTCTCGTCGCGCGACCTGGAGCGCCCGCCGTTCTCATGGCGATCGTTCCTGGCCGGCTTCTGGGTCGATCCGAAACGCTTCCCCGACTTCTGGTGGGCATTCGCGGGCCGGTTCTTCCTGATCCTCGCCTACCAGAGCGTGCAGTCCTACCTGCTGTACATCCTGCGCGACTACGTCGGACTCTCGAACTCCGAGTCCACAGCGATGAGCACACCTATCACCGCCGTGATGCTCGTCGGCGCACTGTTGACGACGTATTTCGTCGGCCGGGTCTCGGATCGCACCGGACGCCGGAAGGCTTTCGTCTTCCTGGCGTCCGTCATCATGGCCGCCTCGCTCGCGATCCCGTTGCTCGTGCCGTCGGTCGGCGGCATGTTCGCGCTGGCCGCCGTGTTCGGCGTGGGCTACGGCATCTACATGAGCGTCGACATGGCGCTGATGAACGAGGTCCTTCCCGCCGCGGACCAGGCGGCGAAGGACCTCGGCATCCTGAACATCGCGACCGCGCTGCCGCAGGCGTTCACGCCCGCCCTGGTCGGCGTGCTGATCCTGCTCAGCGGCGGGTACACGGCGGTGTTCGTCGCCGGGATCGTCTTCGCAGTGCTCGGCGCGCTCACCGTGATCCCGATCCGGGGCGTGCGATGACCGGCGTCGACCGCGAGATCACGGTTCCGGTCCCCCTGCTCACGGCGCGGGGCCTGCAGAATCCGGATGCGATCGGATGGACGCGCACTCCGCTGATCGACACGGATGCGGTGGGCAGGTGCCCGCGGGGATGGGGTCGCACCAAGCGCTGGGAGTATTGGGCGGTCACCACGCCGACGCACATCATCGCGATGACGATCGGCGCTCTGGACTACGCGAACGTGCGCCAGGTGTGGGTGCTCGACCGGACCACCGGCGAGGAGATCGACGTCTTCGAGATCGGCGCGCTGTCGCGCGGCGTGCACCTGCCGGGCACGATCGGCCGGGGTTCAGCCACGTCGAACGGACGCCGGGTGTCGCTGGAGTTCGCCGAGGACGCCGGCTGCACGCTCCTGGTCGCCCGTTCGCCCCGAGTGCGGGTCGACATCGTCGCGACCCGTCCGTCCGAACACGAGGCGATGGGCACCGCCGCGCCGTTCAGTCCCTTCCTCGCGGAGTTCACCGTCAAGGACGTCGACCGGCCGGCGCACGGCACGATCACCGTCGACGGCGTGGTGCACGAGGTCCCGGCCGGAGCATCCTGGGCGGTGCTCGACCACTTGCGCGGGCGTCTCCCGTACCGCACGCACTGGAACTGGGGCGCAGGCGCAGGGCTGTCACGCGGAAGGCGCATCGGGCTGCAGCTGGGCGGTGGCGGTCCGCTCGCGGTGCGGCACGGGGTCTCCCAGAATGCATTCACTCTGGACGGCCGGGTGCACAAGGTGGCCGGAGCGCTCGAGTGGGACTTCGATCCCGAGGACTGGTCTGCGCCGTGGCACATCACCGGCGACCGCATCGACCTGGCCTTCACGCCGTTCCATGTGCGGGCCGCGAGGACCCAGCTGGTGCTGGTCGGATCGGTGACCCACCAGTGTTTCGGACATTACGACGGGCAGGTGCGCGCTGACGAGGGCGAGTGGATCGCGGTGGCCGGGATCACCGGCTGGGCGGAGGATGTCCACAACCGCTGGTGAGCCGCCTGTCGAGCCCCTTCCGTTCGCGGGCGACCACGAGTACCGTGCCGGGCATGATCATCACTCCTCCCGCTGCCGCAGACGAGTGCCCGGAACTCGACCGGACGATCGCGGCGGCATTGCGAGCCGCGCGATGACGGTGAATGACGGCGACCGCGGTCGCAACGAATCACCGGACAGCCGAGCCGACCGCAACTGGAACGAGCTCATGCAGGAGCTGCGCGTGATGCAGACCGGCACCCAGATCCTGACGGGTTTCCTGCTCGCCGTCGCCTTCCAGCCGCGGTTCGCCGACCTCGACGATGTGCAGCGGACCCTGTACGTCGCCCTCGTGGTGGGCGCGGCCACCGCGACGGTGCTCGCGTTGGCGCCGGTCGGCCTGCACCGGCTGCTGTTCCATCAGCACCGCAAGCCCGAACTCGTGCGCGTGGCCAACCGACTGGTCAAGGCGGATCTGGTGGTCATCGGCGCCGTCACCGTCGGGGTGACCGCGCTCATCCTCGATGTCACCCTGAACCGCACGGCTGCCGTGGTGGCGGCGATCATCGGCGTGATCGTGGTGCTGGTGCTCTGGGTCGCGCTGCCGATCGGCCTGAAGCGGGATCGCCCCGATCAGACGATCTCCGGCTGACACGTGGGACAGAGCTGCGCGGATGCCCCGCCGAACACATGGTCGGCGATCGTGTCACCGCACACGGGGCACGCCTGCCCACCTCTCCCGTGCACGGCCATGGCGGCGATCTTGGCCCGTTTGAGCCCGTCGGCGGGAACCCCGCGACGATCGTCGACCGCTCTGCGCATCACATCGACGACTGCCTGATACAGCCGTGCGCGCTCATCGGTCGTCAGCGCGGCCGCATGCCTCATCGGCGACAGCCGTGCCCGGTGCAGGATCTCGTCCGAGTACGCATTGCCGATGCCGGCGAGGGAGCGCTGCTCCTGCAGCAGCGCCTTGATCTGCTTGCGCCGTGATCCCATCGCCCGCTCGAGATCGGCGGAGTCGAAGTCCGGCGAGATCGGATCGGGTCCGAGGCCGGCGACTCCCGCGACGTCGTCCGGGGCGTCCACCACCCAGGCCGCCGCGGCGAGGAAGTCACCGGTCTCGACGAACTGCATCTGGGCGCCGTCGTCGAGCGTGACCGCGGCGACCGCGTAGCCGCGGTCATCCGGATCGGGAGTCCCGTCCTGGCGCAGGCGGATCCAGCCGTTGCGCCCGAAGCTCAGCACCAGCCACTGCCCATCCAGATCGAAGCCGAGGTACTTGCCGAAGCGCCGCACCCCGTCGATCCGGGCGCCCTCGATGGAGGCCGGCGGCCGGTTCCGGGTCTTCACGATGCGCGGATCCACGCCGGAGATCGCCGTGATCACGTGGCCGGCCATCCGCTCGTCGAGCTGTTCTGCGAGCGCCTGCACCTCGGGGGACTCGGGCATGCGCCCATCCTGCCACTCGGGTGCGACAGAGCCACCGTCGCGGAGCGGAGCCCGCATGGTACGCGTGGCGACCGGCTCTGGGTGTGAATGTCGTCAGAGTCCGTGCCCTGCGGTTGAGGATGACGGCCGATTGCGGCAACGTGGCCGGGACGCCGCGCTGGACGGTGCGGTGCCGCCAACCGGAAGGAGAGCGCAATGCTCACCCTGACCGAGAACGCCAGCACGATCGTGACGACACTCGTCACCCGTCAGACCACCGATCCCGGTGCAGGTCTGCGCATCCACCCCACCGAGTCCGCGACCACGGAGGATCCCCGGTTCATGGTCTCGGTCGCGCCGGCACCGGAGCCCGGCGACGACGTCGTCGACTCCGAGGGAACCCGCGTGTTCCTCGAGCACGGCGCCTCCGAGGCACTCTCCGACAAGGTGCTCGACGCCGGGGTCGACGAGCAGGGATCGGTGTCCTTCACCCTCCTGCCGCAACCGGCCTGAACGATCCACCGGAACCGTCGCCTCCCCCGGGGATGCGGCGGTTCCGTGTTTCACCGGCGATGGCGCAGCCCGCCCCACAGCACCAGCACGAGATGATGCAGCATCCCGGCGAAGACGATCGCCCACACGACGAGCGCCACGGCGACTCCGATCAGGCCGATCTGCTCGACCGCGGGCAGGCTGTCGACGCGTCCGACCAGGATGGAGGCCACCGAGAACATGCCGATCGGGAACACCATCGACCACAGCGTCGGCTCGTAGCGCAGGGGCACGCGGTGCACGAAGTGCCGCCAGACCCCGGCCCCGACCAGCGCCGGGATGAGCCACGCGCAGAACGTCCAGAACACCGCGACGGTCGCCGCCACGAGCGGGCGCACCGCGTCGACCATCGGCGAGTGATCCATGTCGACGACACCGGACCCGGCCACCACGGCGATCGCCAGGGCACCCATGGTGACCCAGAACGTGGGGTCGAAATCCTGGGGTGTGATCCCGAAGTGCACGATCCGCAGCAGTACGAGGATCGCCACCGCGACGTACAGGCTGACGCCGACCGACCACGCCAGCACCGCCAGCATCCCCGCCCACGGCCCGCCGCCGAGCAGCGGCTGCAGCTGCGAGACGGCGACGGCCACCGACTGGCTGGCGACCGCCCAGATGAACCAGCTGCCGTTGGTGCGGGCGAGGATCGGCTTGCCGTCGCGGGTGAGCAGCACCTGCCAGGGCAGCGCGTAGCCGAACACGAACCAGAGCACGACGGCGAACAGCAGCAGCCACAGCGAGATCCCGCCGAACCCGGCCATGCTGAGCCGCACCGCGAGCACGTCGGTACCGGCGATGATCGTGAAGAACCCGAACGCCTTCGCCGGGTCGCGCAGATCGGCCACGAGA
It encodes:
- a CDS encoding glycosyltransferase family 2 protein, with product MPEALVTLIVPGRDIAAYAPAALDSLRGQTEQRWRAILIDDGSADATGDVFAAAAAADPRFTLVRHDSPGGLGAARNTGLDLVDTPFLGFLDGDDELTPNALERMTTTLAETGSDFAAGAYVRSRLVDGSYRPGRVQPWTTAATDPERLATTIFAHPAASANIVAWSKVSRTEFWNGRRFPLGVAYEDQIVAQRMHVEARAFDVVPDVLVHWRLRADGTSITQGKDLLPVLRDYLAALLGGIRVLQAAGASAAVVARLDLILAMDVPPLEHIASTHPEPAYRAELDAFTATLRTLPEFALASPDPALSEALRW
- a CDS encoding SDR family NAD(P)-dependent oxidoreductase; its protein translation is MNSYLADLFSLAGRTALVTGGSSGIGRGIATALARAGAAVVIVARGEERVAETVRELTEAGCRAAGLPGDLSTREGISAVADAAPGPFGEPDIVVHSAGINIRPPFTEITQDDWDVTMTVNALAPFLLGQRFAPGMAERGFGRLIHISSQQAHRAFVQSGVYGVSKGAIESLVRSEAEAWGGTGVTSNALVPGFVLTPLNARLQQDPAKVSELAARTIIGRNGLPEDFAGAAVFVASSSSGYVTGQHLFIDGGLSVH
- a CDS encoding ABC transporter ATP-binding protein encodes the protein MSMRGGGSGGGGGRGGGFRGVDIEAQRRLNAEAPRIAGLGKRVVSLFAPYRWRILITGILVVLLATIGVIPPLLVQRIFDDALFPQAGGGPVIPLLTWLVVAMIGLYLLSAAIGVVQTWLTSTVGNAVTGDLRVRLFDHLQAMELGFFTRTKTGVIQSRLQNDVGGVAGVLTNTVSSILGNTVTVVASLVAMLIIDVRLTIIAVIVMPILVVIQRRVGQVRARIAGQTQESLSELTSITQETLSVSGILLSKSFNRQRTESERYQDENRNQVRLQVRQAMSGQRFFAVVQVLMSSIPAVIYLVAGLFVAGGSGDITAGAIVAFTTVQARLLMPLMGLMRVALDVQTSKALFARIFEYLDMVPQIQDAPDAIDASDAPGPRGRIVFDDVVFRYPDASAEARPTLDGVSFTAEPGTHVAFVGPSGAGKTTILYLAPRLYEVSGGAVRFAGEDVRRLRQESIIDDIGIVSQETYLFHATIRENLSYARPGATDAEIEAACRAANIHHVIAGFELGYDTVVGERGYRLSGGEKQRIAIARVLLKDPPVLLLDEATSALDTVSERVVQEALDAAARGRTTLTIAHRLSTVVGADVIHVVEAGRIVESGTHAELLARGGLYATLAAEQLSTATRGLDEA
- a CDS encoding MDR family MFS transporter, coding for MSAVDTGSVPTSANQMIPRKDMAVIWVLLTAAFVAILNETTMNMAIPHLITDLEISPLAAQWVTSAFMLTMAVVIPTTGFLLRRFTTRQMFIGALTLFSAGTLLAALAIGFPMLLGARIVQASGTAIMMPLLMTTLMNLVPAASRGRMMGRVSVVMSLAPAIGPTLSGFLLDHFSWRSIFVVVLPIALIALAIGWRWLTNVGETTHAPIDVFSVVLSAFGFGGLVFGLSQIGGLGSGVSWAPMAISLVVGVIGLGLFLRRQIVLQREDDALLDLRIFGSRGFSLSMAQMFLLSLAFFGAITVIPLFLQDGLEIAPTDAGLVMLPGALSMGLLGPVIGRIYDARGTRVLLIPGSILAAGMLWFYTTLSIGTSVWVVAVAQTLLSIGLALSFTPLFTAALASLSPKFYSYGSAVIGTVQQVAGAAGIAVMMAIFTAVAGAAGGTEIPAAVAAGSRVAFTIAAVIASVTIVGAFLIRKPEDDGADAPAHGGH
- a CDS encoding MFS transporter — its product is MSTAALGIRIARQTRLLTWLFLLNAAILTVYAGFIVILVPDQVAAIDEENKVANLAIVMTASSIATIVIHPLMGALSDRTRSRLGRRAPWIIIGGATGALFTVLLAGATSLWVLCLYWVLMMLCVNSVATVGSAVVPDHFARERLGVASAVVALGIFVGMGAGVALAGIAVNSIGIGYAAFGIGFMIVCVLFVVFNRDFSSRDLERPPFSWRSFLAGFWVDPKRFPDFWWAFAGRFFLILAYQSVQSYLLYILRDYVGLSNSESTAMSTPITAVMLVGALLTTYFVGRVSDRTGRRKAFVFLASVIMAASLAIPLLVPSVGGMFALAAVFGVGYGIYMSVDMALMNEVLPAADQAAKDLGILNIATALPQAFTPALVGVLILLSGGYTAVFVAGIVFAVLGALTVIPIRGVR
- a CDS encoding DUF2804 domain-containing protein, encoding MTGVDREITVPVPLLTARGLQNPDAIGWTRTPLIDTDAVGRCPRGWGRTKRWEYWAVTTPTHIIAMTIGALDYANVRQVWVLDRTTGEEIDVFEIGALSRGVHLPGTIGRGSATSNGRRVSLEFAEDAGCTLLVARSPRVRVDIVATRPSEHEAMGTAAPFSPFLAEFTVKDVDRPAHGTITVDGVVHEVPAGASWAVLDHLRGRLPYRTHWNWGAGAGLSRGRRIGLQLGGGGPLAVRHGVSQNAFTLDGRVHKVAGALEWDFDPEDWSAPWHITGDRIDLAFTPFHVRAARTQLVLVGSVTHQCFGHYDGQVRADEGEWIAVAGITGWAEDVHNRW
- a CDS encoding DUF6328 family protein gives rise to the protein MTVNDGDRGRNESPDSRADRNWNELMQELRVMQTGTQILTGFLLAVAFQPRFADLDDVQRTLYVALVVGAATATVLALAPVGLHRLLFHQHRKPELVRVANRLVKADLVVIGAVTVGVTALILDVTLNRTAAVVAAIIGVIVVLVLWVALPIGLKRDRPDQTISG
- a CDS encoding Fpg/Nei family DNA glycosylase is translated as MPESPEVQALAEQLDERMAGHVITAISGVDPRIVKTRNRPPASIEGARIDGVRRFGKYLGFDLDGQWLVLSFGRNGWIRLRQDGTPDPDDRGYAVAAVTLDDGAQMQFVETGDFLAAAAWVVDAPDDVAGVAGLGPDPISPDFDSADLERAMGSRRKQIKALLQEQRSLAGIGNAYSDEILHRARLSPMRHAAALTTDERARLYQAVVDVMRRAVDDRRGVPADGLKRAKIAAMAVHGRGGQACPVCGDTIADHVFGGASAQLCPTCQPEIV
- a CDS encoding Fe-S cluster assembly protein HesB, producing the protein MLTLTENASTIVTTLVTRQTTDPGAGLRIHPTESATTEDPRFMVSVAPAPEPGDDVVDSEGTRVFLEHGASEALSDKVLDAGVDEQGSVSFTLLPQPA
- a CDS encoding tellurite resistance/C4-dicarboxylate transporter family protein, producing the protein MTSPIRDAVAHLAPGYFALVMGTGIISVGLHDAGWEVPSDILMWIAIVAYAVLWVLYIWRASAFRKHLVADLRDPAKAFGFFTIIAGTDVLAVRLSMAGFGGISLWLLLFAVVLWFVFGYALPWQVLLTRDGKPILARTNGSWFIWAVASQSVAVAVSQLQPLLGGGPWAGMLAVLAWSVGVSLYVAVAILVLLRIVHFGITPQDFDPTFWVTMGALAIAVVAGSGVVDMDHSPMVDAVRPLVAATVAVFWTFCAWLIPALVGAGVWRHFVHRVPLRYEPTLWSMVFPIGMFSVASILVGRVDSLPAVEQIGLIGVAVALVVWAIVFAGMLHHLVLVLWGGLRHRR